The Pseudonocardia sp. HH130630-07 DNA window GCGCCACGTCGTCGATCGCGGTCATCGGCGGGATGTCCAGCATGATCAGCCGGTCCCGGATCACCGTGTAGGCCTTGTCGGCCAGGGACGCGAACTCCGGCTCGCCGTCGTCGGGAAGTGCACTCACTACCGCATGGTAACCCGGCATACCGACCTACCAGTGCCCGCACCACGGGCCAGCTCTTGACGACAGTTGATATATCAATGCAGTATCTCTGGGTGTGGCCGTGCCGACGGCCACACCCGGAGGACGCGGAAGCCCGAGGAGACGCCGTGACCCGATCGTTCATCCTGTCCCTGAACTGCCCGAACCGCACCGGGATCGTGCGCGCCGTCAGTGCCTTCCTGTTCGAGTACGGCTGCGACATCTCCGAGTACCAGCAGTTCGACGACCCGGTCCGGGGCCGGGTGCTCCTGCGCACCCGGGTGACCGTCGCCGAGGGTGCGCCGGACATCGACCTCGACGTCGTCGCGCGGGCCTTCGAGCCGGTCGCGGCCGAGTTCGGCATGGACTTCACGTTCTCCGACGGTGCCCCCGCCCGGATCCTGGTGATGGTGTCCAGGCTCGGGCACTGCCTCAACGACCTGATCTTCCGCTGGCGGGCGGGCAGCCTCGGCGCGGACATCGTGGCCGTGGTGTCCAACCACACCGACATGCGCCCGATGGCGGAGGCGGCCGGGCTGCCGTTCGTGCACGTCCCGGTCACGCCGGAGACCAAGCCGGAGGCCGAGGCCGCGCTGCTGCGCGCCGTCGACGAGTTCGACGCCGAGCTGGTCGTGCTGGCCCGCTACATGCAGGTGCTCTCCGACGAGACCTGCAAGGCCCTGCACGGGCGCGCGATCAACATCCACCACTCGTTCCTGCCCGGCTTCAAGGGCGCCCGGCCCTACCACCAGGCCTACGACCGCGGCGTGAAGCTGGTCGGCGCGACCGCGCACTACGTCACGCCGGACCTCGACGAGGGCCCGATCATCGAGCAGGAGGTGATCCGGATCGACCACGGCTACGACCCGGCGGCGCTGCAGATGGTCGGCCGGGACGCCGAGGCGCTGGCCCTGTCCCGGGCGGTCCGCTGGCACTGCGAACGCCGCGTCCAGCTCTCCGGGTCGAGCACCGTCGTCTTCCGCTGACCCGTCCCGCCCACTCCGCGCCGGCTCGGGGACCCGCCCTCGTCGTACTCATGGAGCTTCAGCCTCGTCACACCGGGCCGAAGCTCCATGAGTACGTCCGGGGGAGGGGTGCGCGGCCGGGGACGACGTGCGAACGCCCCGCCCGGGACGGGCGGGGCGTTCGGTGTGCGGGCGGTCTCAGCCGACGCGCTCGCGGACCCAGTCGTGGAACTCGCCGATGTGGTGCTCGCTCGGCACGAGTACACCGCCCCTGTCGTACGAGCGCGAGTCCATCGCCAGCTGGCAGCGCTCGCAGGCGTCGAAGTCCTGCTGGTTGACCCGGTGGAACAGCTCCACCGACTTGTCGATGTCGGCCCCCGAGTCCACGACCTCCGGCAGGTACAGCCAGTCGCACAGCACCAGGGTGCGCTCCGGGGACAGCGGGAACATCCGGTGGAAGACGACGTGGTCGGGCACCAGGTTGATGAACACCTGCGGCCGGACGGTGATCGCGTAGTACCGGCGGTCCTGGTCCGCGGTGACGCCCGGGATCGGTGCCAGGCCCGCCGAGCCGTCGACGGTGAAGCCCTGCACCTGCTCGCCGAACTCCGCGCCGTGCCCGACGAAGTACTGCGCGGCCAGCCCGTCGGCGAACTCCGGGAGCACCTCGGTGAGCTCGGGATGGATCGTCGCGCAGTGGTAGCACTCCATGAAGTTCTCGACGATCTGCTTCCAGTTCGCCTTCACGTCGTAGGAGATGCGCCGGCCGAGCCGCAGGTTCTCGACCCCGTACTCGACGATCGCGTCCGGCGAGCCGAGCCGGGTGGTCACGTCACCGATCACGGTCTCGTCGAACGACGGCGGCCGGTCGGCCAGGCACAGCCAGACGTAGCCCAGCCACTCCCGCACGTGCACGCGGTGCAGCCCGTAGGAGACCTTGTCGATGTCCGGCATCGCCGTCAGGTTCGGCGCCGCGACCAGCTTGCCGTCGAGCCCGTAGGTCCAGGCGTGGTACGGACACTGGAACGAGCGCCGGACCTCGCCGGACTCCTCGGTGCACAGCCGGGCACCCCGGTGCCGGCACACGTTGAGGAACGCGTTGACCTTCCCGTCCCGGCCGCGGGTGACGATCACGCTCTCCCGGCCGATCTGCACGGTCTCGAACCGTCCGGGCCGCTCCAGGTCGGCGGCCAGCACGGAGCAGAACCAGTTCTTGTGGAAGATCTCGTCCTGCTCGGCCCGGAAGATGTCCCGGTCGGTGTAGTAGCGCCCGGCGAGGGTCTCTCGCAGGCTCTCCGGAAGGGTCTGGGCCTCGTGGGCGGGGGACAGCTCACCGGTGGTCATGGCAGTGCTCCTCGTGCAGAAGTGGAGTGCATTCGGCTCGGGCCCGGGGCGGAGGGGAGTGGTCGTGCGTCACGGGACGCACCGGTGGCGCAGCGGATCGGCGTTGCGTCGACAGCAACTGATTTCTCCATGCGCACCACGATGGGAGCGCGCGGGCGGGGTCGCTGTCAAGGGGCGATCCCGGCGGCGCGCAGTGCCGTGGTAGCGGCCGGCCCGGTACGGGATCGGACACGGTGGCGACTCCGCTGTCGTCGGGTGTCGGTGGGAGGTCCTTCGAGGTCACCGGGTTGACCGGCGTTCCGTGGACACCATAACGTGCCTAGATATATTAATCGAGTATCTGACGAGGAGCAGGTCGGGCCCGCACCACGAGTTCCGAACAGAGGTGGCCACGTCATGGCAGAAGTCGATTCCGGGCCGGGTACCGAGCCTCCGGCGCACAGGTTCCGCACCGACTGGACGGTCTTCGGGGTGGGCATCGGGCTCGCCCTGCTGTTCGTGGCGTGGGGGATCGCCGACCCGGCGGGCCTCGGTGGCGCGGCGAGCACGCTGATCGGCGGCCTGATGCGCGGCGGGGGCTGGGGCTTCATCCTCGCCGCGACCGGCTTCGTCGTGTTCGCGCTGTTCCTCGCGTTCAGCAGGTACGGCCGGATCAGGCTCGGCGCCGACGACGAGGAGCCGGAGTTCCGCACGGTCTCCTGGATCGCGATGATGTTCTCCGCCGGCATGGGCATCGGGCTCATGTTCTTCGGCGTGAACGAACCGCTCACCTTCTTCACCTCGCCGCCGCCCGGGTCGGCGGCCCCGGGGACGACCGAGGCGCTGCAGGTGTCGATGGCGACCTCGCTGTTCCACTGGACCCTGCACCCGTGGGCGATCTACGCCGTCGTCGGCCTCGCCATCGCCTACTCCACCTTCCGCAAGGGCCGCCGCCAGCTCATCAGCCAGGCCTTCGTCCCGCTCATCGGCAGGCGCGCCGCCGAGGGCGGCGTCGGCAGGACCATCGACATCCTCGCCATCTTCGCCACCCTGTTCGGCTCCGCCGCCTCACTCGGCTTCGGCGCCTACCAGATCGGCGGCGGCATGCAGACCGTCGGCTGGGTCGACGGCCAGGTCGGCGCCCCCGTCCTCGCCGCCGTCATCGTCGTGCTCACCGCCGCGTTCGTCCTCTCGGCGGTCTCCGGCGTCGCCCGCGGCATCCAGTGGCTGTCCAACACCAACATGGTGCTCGCCGCCGCGCTGGCGGTGTTCGTGTTCGTGGTCGGCCCGACGGTGCTGATCCTGGACCTCCTCCCGACGACGATCGGGGCCTATTTCTCCCAGTTCTTCGAGATGGTGGCGCGCACCGAGGCGGTCGGCGGGGAGCCGATGCTGGACTGGCTGTCGAGCTGGACGGTCTTCTACTGGGCCTGGTGGATCTCCTGGACGCCGTTCGTCGGGATGTTCCTGGCCCGGATCTCCCGGGGCCGCACCATCCGGGAGTTCGTCGGCGGC harbors:
- the purU gene encoding formyltetrahydrofolate deformylase yields the protein MTRSFILSLNCPNRTGIVRAVSAFLFEYGCDISEYQQFDDPVRGRVLLRTRVTVAEGAPDIDLDVVARAFEPVAAEFGMDFTFSDGAPARILVMVSRLGHCLNDLIFRWRAGSLGADIVAVVSNHTDMRPMAEAAGLPFVHVPVTPETKPEAEAALLRAVDEFDAELVVLARYMQVLSDETCKALHGRAINIHHSFLPGFKGARPYHQAYDRGVKLVGATAHYVTPDLDEGPIIEQEVIRIDHGYDPAALQMVGRDAEALALSRAVRWHCERRVQLSGSSTVVFR
- a CDS encoding aromatic ring-hydroxylating oxygenase subunit alpha — its product is MTTGELSPAHEAQTLPESLRETLAGRYYTDRDIFRAEQDEIFHKNWFCSVLAADLERPGRFETVQIGRESVIVTRGRDGKVNAFLNVCRHRGARLCTEESGEVRRSFQCPYHAWTYGLDGKLVAAPNLTAMPDIDKVSYGLHRVHVREWLGYVWLCLADRPPSFDETVIGDVTTRLGSPDAIVEYGVENLRLGRRISYDVKANWKQIVENFMECYHCATIHPELTEVLPEFADGLAAQYFVGHGAEFGEQVQGFTVDGSAGLAPIPGVTADQDRRYYAITVRPQVFINLVPDHVVFHRMFPLSPERTLVLCDWLYLPEVVDSGADIDKSVELFHRVNQQDFDACERCQLAMDSRSYDRGGVLVPSEHHIGEFHDWVRERVG
- a CDS encoding BCCT family transporter, with the translated sequence MAEVDSGPGTEPPAHRFRTDWTVFGVGIGLALLFVAWGIADPAGLGGAASTLIGGLMRGGGWGFILAATGFVVFALFLAFSRYGRIRLGADDEEPEFRTVSWIAMMFSAGMGIGLMFFGVNEPLTFFTSPPPGSAAPGTTEALQVSMATSLFHWTLHPWAIYAVVGLAIAYSTFRKGRRQLISQAFVPLIGRRAAEGGVGRTIDILAIFATLFGSAASLGFGAYQIGGGMQTVGWVDGQVGAPVLAAVIVVLTAAFVLSAVSGVARGIQWLSNTNMVLAAALAVFVFVVGPTVLILDLLPTTIGAYFSQFFEMVARTEAVGGEPMLDWLSSWTVFYWAWWISWTPFVGMFLARISRGRTIREFVGGVILAPSLVSLVWFCVFGGTAITQVQDGVTEFSDDSDVQLFQMLAAYPWATFTGLLVMALVAIFFVSGADAASIVMGTLSQRGTIEPSRWVVVVWGAAMGAVAVLMLATGGEDALGGIQDLTILVAAPFVVIMVLLCLALHRDLRRDRIILRSIKGTEVIEQAVDWATDRHGDDFYVKVGTFGRDDGDPPAPAGTDGTAPGTPDGGRAGPGDGAGDRSGDDEPDPGERAGAAHRGD